A single Rhopalosiphum padi isolate XX-2018 chromosome 4, ASM2088224v1, whole genome shotgun sequence DNA region contains:
- the LOC132928434 gene encoding transcription factor Ken 1-like isoform X1: MSDHGQMMYDTDSECGNAAPLTLHYGNHHVYLMAEIQQAGDEHSDMELMCEQGATIRAHSLVLASVSPLVRRLLKEDNVCMYHNLVLQFPEIKESHMKTVLDFIYTGQASVLENEFDEVVSLLNLLEIRSDTWQRAMYESASSSSPPPPGQPPSAASSDVSVRTDPENLSPASRCEVHPKKRRRRSSVPVNLSIDTKNDEDTAVTQSNWRVSKFEESHRKLRRRSSSPFDDYAHHQEREYHHNGFQPFPKREPHWVETEYRSSQLQYSCEVNLPYMDPAEPNLDPEIEETNDSDSKDARLNPADYVVTPRKRKKQPGFQNSPAQNPPFVPMYFHEMAFRHQKITQSLSSFVHHPFGSSPQPPLTQPRATDDGGRDTPPHRTPIYMGRSRSQDSGVYRPPPPPLQLQPPPPPPSDNDCSPPPPSSGQLTQSSSFGGFSENGSPWKPSSDVKPTMTLSSEPAAEVQHQHQTHQHNSPASAAGPASAASSSDTEDKSSGGCAGGAGREYKCTYCGKQFGMSWNLKTHLRVHTGEKPFACRLCVAMFKQKAHLLKHLCSVHRNVISPGTSAADQETAAAFNCCFCQMTFDTLQQLVRHFSGPHNNLLLTKNLNA; encoded by the exons ATGAGCGA CCACGGCCAAATGATGTATGATACTGACTCTGAGTGCGGCAACGCCGCACCACTGACCCTGCACTACGGCAACCACCATGTTTACCTGATGGCGGAAATCCAACAGGCTGGCGACGAGCACTCAGACATGGAGCTGATGTGTGAGCAGGGCGCCACCATCAGGGCCCACTCGCTGGTGCTGGCTTCCGTCAGTCCACTTGTTCGGCGACTGCTCAAGGAGGACAACGTGTGCATGTACCACAACCTGGTGCTCCAGTTCCCGGAGATCAAGGAGTCGCACATGAAAACGGTGCTGGACTTCATTTACACCGGGCAAGCCAGCGTGTTG GAGAACGAATTTGACGAGGTAGTTAGCTTGTTGAACTTGTTGGAGATTCGGTCAGACACGTGGCAACGGGCTATGTACGAGTCGGCGTCGTCATCGTCGCCACCGCCACCCGGTCAACCACCGTCAGCTGCGTCATCAGACGTGTCTGTAAGGACGGATCCAGAAAACCTGTCACCAGCGTCACGGTGTGAAGTACACCCCAAAAAGCGGCGAAGACGGTCGTCTGTGCCCGTAAATTTGTCAATCGATACGAAAAACGACGAGGATACAGCTGTCACCCAATCTAACTGGCGGGTATCTAAA TTCGAGGAGAGCCATCGGAAGTTGAGGAGGCGAAGCAGTTCGCCGTTCGACGACTATGCGCATCACCAAGAACGCGAATACCACCACAACGGTTTCCAACCATTCCCAAAACGTGAACCGCATTGGGTGGAAACCGAATACCGGAGTTCACAGCTTCAGTACAGTTGTGAGGTAAACTTACCGTACATGGACCCGGCGGAACCAAACTTGGATCCTGAGATCGAAGAGACGAATGATTCGGACAGTAAGGACGCGAGGCTGAATCCCGCCGACTATgtg GTGACCCCGAGGAAGCGAAAGAAACAGCCCGGGTTCCAGAACTCTCCAGCCCAGAACCCGCCGTTCGTGCCCATGTACTTCCACGAGATGGCGTTCAGGCACCAGAAGATCACGCAGTCGCTCAGCTCCTTCGTGCATCACCCATTCGGGTCCTCGCCACAGCCACCGCTGACCCAGCCACGGGCCACGGACGACGGCGGCCGGGACACGCCACCGCACAGGACGCCCATCTACATGGGCCGGTCCAGATCTCAGGACTCCGGTGTGTACagaccgccaccgccgccgctccAGCTGcagccgccaccgccaccgccatcGGACAACGACTGCAGTCCGCCTCCACCGTCGTCCGGACAATTAACGCAGTCGTCGTCGTTCGGCGGTTTCTCTGAAAACGGGTCACCCTGGAAGCCATCGTCTG ACGTGAAACCGACGATGACACTGTCGTCGGAACCGGCGGCGGAAGTGCAGCACCAGCACCAGACGCACCAGCACAACTCGCCGGCGTCAGCGGCCGGACCGGCGTCCGCGGCGTCGTCGTCCGACACGGAGGACAAGTCGTCGGGAGGCTGCGCGGGCGGCGCGGGCCGCGAGTACAAGTGCACGTACTGCGGCAAGCAGTTCGGCATGAGCTGGAACCTGAAAACGCATCTCCGCGTGCACACGGGCGAGAAGCCGTTCGCGTGCCGCCTGTGCGTGGCCATGTTCAAGCAGAAGGCGCACCTGCTCAAGCACTTGTGCTCGGTGCACAGGAACGTCATATCGCCCGGCACCAGCGCCGCCGACCAGGAGACGGCCGCCGCGTTCAACTGCTGCTTCTGTCAGATGACGTTCGACACGCTCCAGCAGCTGGTCCGCCACTTTTCCGGGCCGCACAACAACCTGCTGCTCACCAAGAACCTGAACGCCTGA
- the LOC132928436 gene encoding uncharacterized protein LOC132928436, translating into MDVAAVSPSKKNPCGKFIGTGQRKIIVNLYKKIVKHQLENPDSPRMTLREMIVDISKSSGIGQRSVQNILSEYKNQGTITSPNKKKIRPTIIEKIDEFDKNAIRQKIHNFWRNREVPTVDKMLIAINEDETLPNIKRSSFQKVLKDLQFQYVKKKT; encoded by the exons ATGGATGTCGCAGCTGTGTCTCCTTCCAAAAAAAATCCATGTGGAAAA ttcatcgGCACTGgtcaaagaaaaattattgtcaatttatataagaaaataGTTAAACACCAGCTTGAAAATCCTGACAGCCCTCGAATGACCTTAAGAGAAATGATCGTCGATATCTCAAAATCTTCGGGTATTGGACAGCGGTcagttcaaaacatattatCGGAGTATAAGAATCAAGGAACAATTACATCGCCGAACAAGAAAAAAATTCGACCTACAATAATCGAAAAAATCGATGAATTcgataaaaatgcaataagacagaaaatacacaatttttggAGGAACCGCGAAGTACCAACAGTCGATAAAATGTTAATCGCCATTAATGAAGATGAAACACTTCCAAACATTAAGCGGTCGTCATTTCAAAAAGTGTTGAAAGATTTACAATTtcaatacgtaaaaaaaaaaacgtaa
- the LOC132928434 gene encoding transcription factor Ken 1-like isoform X2 produces the protein MMYDTDSECGNAAPLTLHYGNHHVYLMAEIQQAGDEHSDMELMCEQGATIRAHSLVLASVSPLVRRLLKEDNVCMYHNLVLQFPEIKESHMKTVLDFIYTGQASVLENEFDEVVSLLNLLEIRSDTWQRAMYESASSSSPPPPGQPPSAASSDVSVRTDPENLSPASRCEVHPKKRRRRSSVPVNLSIDTKNDEDTAVTQSNWRVSKFEESHRKLRRRSSSPFDDYAHHQEREYHHNGFQPFPKREPHWVETEYRSSQLQYSCEVNLPYMDPAEPNLDPEIEETNDSDSKDARLNPADYVVTPRKRKKQPGFQNSPAQNPPFVPMYFHEMAFRHQKITQSLSSFVHHPFGSSPQPPLTQPRATDDGGRDTPPHRTPIYMGRSRSQDSGVYRPPPPPLQLQPPPPPPSDNDCSPPPPSSGQLTQSSSFGGFSENGSPWKPSSDVKPTMTLSSEPAAEVQHQHQTHQHNSPASAAGPASAASSSDTEDKSSGGCAGGAGREYKCTYCGKQFGMSWNLKTHLRVHTGEKPFACRLCVAMFKQKAHLLKHLCSVHRNVISPGTSAADQETAAAFNCCFCQMTFDTLQQLVRHFSGPHNNLLLTKNLNA, from the exons ATGATGTATGATACTGACTCTGAGTGCGGCAACGCCGCACCACTGACCCTGCACTACGGCAACCACCATGTTTACCTGATGGCGGAAATCCAACAGGCTGGCGACGAGCACTCAGACATGGAGCTGATGTGTGAGCAGGGCGCCACCATCAGGGCCCACTCGCTGGTGCTGGCTTCCGTCAGTCCACTTGTTCGGCGACTGCTCAAGGAGGACAACGTGTGCATGTACCACAACCTGGTGCTCCAGTTCCCGGAGATCAAGGAGTCGCACATGAAAACGGTGCTGGACTTCATTTACACCGGGCAAGCCAGCGTGTTG GAGAACGAATTTGACGAGGTAGTTAGCTTGTTGAACTTGTTGGAGATTCGGTCAGACACGTGGCAACGGGCTATGTACGAGTCGGCGTCGTCATCGTCGCCACCGCCACCCGGTCAACCACCGTCAGCTGCGTCATCAGACGTGTCTGTAAGGACGGATCCAGAAAACCTGTCACCAGCGTCACGGTGTGAAGTACACCCCAAAAAGCGGCGAAGACGGTCGTCTGTGCCCGTAAATTTGTCAATCGATACGAAAAACGACGAGGATACAGCTGTCACCCAATCTAACTGGCGGGTATCTAAA TTCGAGGAGAGCCATCGGAAGTTGAGGAGGCGAAGCAGTTCGCCGTTCGACGACTATGCGCATCACCAAGAACGCGAATACCACCACAACGGTTTCCAACCATTCCCAAAACGTGAACCGCATTGGGTGGAAACCGAATACCGGAGTTCACAGCTTCAGTACAGTTGTGAGGTAAACTTACCGTACATGGACCCGGCGGAACCAAACTTGGATCCTGAGATCGAAGAGACGAATGATTCGGACAGTAAGGACGCGAGGCTGAATCCCGCCGACTATgtg GTGACCCCGAGGAAGCGAAAGAAACAGCCCGGGTTCCAGAACTCTCCAGCCCAGAACCCGCCGTTCGTGCCCATGTACTTCCACGAGATGGCGTTCAGGCACCAGAAGATCACGCAGTCGCTCAGCTCCTTCGTGCATCACCCATTCGGGTCCTCGCCACAGCCACCGCTGACCCAGCCACGGGCCACGGACGACGGCGGCCGGGACACGCCACCGCACAGGACGCCCATCTACATGGGCCGGTCCAGATCTCAGGACTCCGGTGTGTACagaccgccaccgccgccgctccAGCTGcagccgccaccgccaccgccatcGGACAACGACTGCAGTCCGCCTCCACCGTCGTCCGGACAATTAACGCAGTCGTCGTCGTTCGGCGGTTTCTCTGAAAACGGGTCACCCTGGAAGCCATCGTCTG ACGTGAAACCGACGATGACACTGTCGTCGGAACCGGCGGCGGAAGTGCAGCACCAGCACCAGACGCACCAGCACAACTCGCCGGCGTCAGCGGCCGGACCGGCGTCCGCGGCGTCGTCGTCCGACACGGAGGACAAGTCGTCGGGAGGCTGCGCGGGCGGCGCGGGCCGCGAGTACAAGTGCACGTACTGCGGCAAGCAGTTCGGCATGAGCTGGAACCTGAAAACGCATCTCCGCGTGCACACGGGCGAGAAGCCGTTCGCGTGCCGCCTGTGCGTGGCCATGTTCAAGCAGAAGGCGCACCTGCTCAAGCACTTGTGCTCGGTGCACAGGAACGTCATATCGCCCGGCACCAGCGCCGCCGACCAGGAGACGGCCGCCGCGTTCAACTGCTGCTTCTGTCAGATGACGTTCGACACGCTCCAGCAGCTGGTCCGCCACTTTTCCGGGCCGCACAACAACCTGCTGCTCACCAAGAACCTGAACGCCTGA